The proteins below are encoded in one region of Enhydrobacter sp.:
- a CDS encoding ABC transporter ATP-binding protein codes for MTERSTVLEIAGLAKRFGGLTVIDGLDLTVGDREILGIIGPNGAGKTTLFNLVAGVLQPSAGTIRYNGREIGRLRTWDRCRLGIGRTYQIPKPFTHLTVFENVLAAAVHGAAKSLRAAREQAEAMLEITGLSADHGRPAGQLTLLDLKRLELCRALAVGPRLLLLDEIAGGLTDAEVDTLLGIIRRVHGEGTAIVWIEHVIRALRGLCHRIAVLHEGSFVAIGEPQAVLADARIRSIYLGE; via the coding sequence ATGACAGAGCGTTCGACCGTCCTCGAGATCGCCGGCCTTGCCAAGCGTTTCGGCGGCCTCACTGTGATCGACGGCCTCGACCTCACGGTGGGCGACCGCGAAATCCTCGGCATCATCGGCCCCAATGGCGCGGGCAAGACGACGCTGTTCAACCTCGTGGCGGGAGTGCTGCAGCCTTCCGCCGGCACCATCCGCTACAATGGCCGCGAGATCGGCCGCCTCAGGACCTGGGATCGCTGCCGTCTCGGCATCGGCCGCACCTATCAGATCCCCAAGCCGTTCACGCACCTGACCGTGTTCGAAAACGTGCTGGCGGCGGCAGTGCACGGCGCGGCCAAGAGCCTTCGCGCCGCGCGCGAGCAGGCCGAGGCGATGCTGGAGATCACCGGTCTCTCCGCGGACCATGGCCGCCCCGCCGGGCAGCTCACGCTGCTCGATCTCAAGCGGCTCGAGCTCTGCCGTGCCCTGGCGGTCGGGCCCCGGCTCCTGTTGCTGGACGAGATCGCAGGCGGGCTCACCGATGCCGAGGTCGACACGCTTCTCGGCATCATCCGGCGCGTGCACGGAGAGGGCACCGCCATTGTCTGGATCGAGCATGTCATCCGCGCGCTGCGCGGCCTCTGCCACCGCATCGCCGTGCTGCACGAGGGCTCGTTCGTCGCGATCGGCGAGCCCCAAGCAGTGCTGGCGGATGCCCGCATCAGAAGCATCTATCTCGGCGAATGA